A genomic region of Lytechinus pictus isolate F3 Inbred chromosome 2, Lp3.0, whole genome shotgun sequence contains the following coding sequences:
- the LOC129253695 gene encoding myotubularin-related protein 4-like isoform X2 gives MAEPLEELDSLVHVNPSEAFPKRPLHKDNPALECPFPELCGESIEFIGEASDGAVIVLSNYRLHICYAKSFVNVPVGLIENAECKDQECLVVTCKDGKLIRCQFDTSDQCQEWLYRVLKTLERPSKLDDIFAFSFHAWCFDHLHRESDGMEPGVCFLEGSSKVVHCKFRNEIDRQGFDLKRAWRIFDNSDFKYCTTYPTQHIVPKEIEDDTMKKSANFRTSKRFPSVVWRHKGNGAVIARCSQPAVGWFGWRSEEDEGIMSAILDACAMDDPKKNKKSCHSNGHVRSESKDDTRRGEYDRQSKTILIIDARSYAAAFANRAKGGGCEYPEYYTCCDIEFMGLANIHTIRKSFNTVHALCSNNNLDQSTWLSNLEATKWLQNLSMLLKSSIKVVTAIDQDARPVIVHCSDGWDRTPQIVALAEIMLDPFYRTMQGFQVLVEREWLDFGHKFADRCGHRPGQDDGNERCPVFLQWLDCIHQLLRQYPTAFEFNETFLVKLVQHTYSCLFGTFLCNSLKARLKNSVKERTCSVWSLLIVEGNKYKNFLYDSKIDKVLYPTCDIRELDLWIAVYLSETSHSICEDSGPPVQQASQSGLNPAESPKLSRTRSFDNIHKSVSEDEPSRGNMGGDTQGLTRTSSDPNLSDLKIESTLGTSPKNRIIPPLPLEREDEEAKDTQDEPLTNGHTQEDGSDNEEGERGLTNGHGVEENGDSAVTLTNGVIGTPEDCEQQEINGNGHDIRLSNGLTNGHTEEDFEGEISEGSPLSSTPRKTPRTKHILDAHMESSTETVTEDSSPEHKRTDDPKVQMGPTDCNGFDHSPVESNGDITPNGDILNGHAALMKGLLFQSSSISTSTSDISNSHVGYQVKQSASVPIQTGHHIPHLPLLDDGDITPLANHLSKLSSLGVSLSNGHNNHISQSAVVGSEPSFSTCLSRTSSCSNSNGLEAMVGDALGDSQRQLKLGRHLDLDGLTCIKDPRQRRMLGILQEQQQKMEVMKQREQILLTIIERLRVANEECSPNLACALDELENCNLLNPEDEENRSHSRCNSIRSDVSWEQIDEGDTSRTLWIPDHAVSHCSLCNSRFNLVVRKHHCRNCGQIFCASCSNFFIAIPREQLYQPQRVCQPCHQRLEVDALHRHEHALEGSRQMGTVRDG, from the exons atGCCAGTTTGATACGAGTGATCAGTGTCAGGAATGGTTATATCGTGTCTTGAAGACGCTTGAAAGACCTTCAAAGCTTGATGATATCTTTGCATTTTCCTTTCATGCCTGGTGTTTTGATCATTTGCATCGAGAATCTGATGGCATGGAACCTGGCGTTTGTTTTCTTGAAGGATCTA GTAAAGTTGTACACTGCAAATTCAGAAACGAAATTGATCGTCAAGGATTTGATTTAAAGAGAGCATGGAGAATATTTGACAACTCAGATTTCAA gTACTGCACAACCTATCCTACTCAGCACATTGTACCAAAAGAAATTGAAGATGATACTATGAAGAAATCTGCTAACTTCAGGACATCAAAGAGGTTTCCATCAGTAGTTTGGAG ACACAAGGGCAATGGGGCAGTGATCGCTCGTTGCAGTCAGCCTGCTGTGGGATGGTTTGGATGGCGGAGTGAAGAAGATGAAGGAATCatgtcagccatcttggatGCATGTGCTATGGATGATccaaagaagaataagaagagtTGTCATAGCAATGGTCATGTTAGATCAGAATCAAAAG ATGATACAAGGAGAGGAGAGTATGACCGTCAATCCAAGACGATTCTCATCATAGATGCTAGGTCCTATGCAGCAGCGTTTGCAAATAGAGCAAAGGGAGGTGGCTGTGAATATCCAG agTACTACACTTGTTGTGATATAGAGTTCATGGGTTTGGCCAACATACACACAATCAGAAAGAGTTTCAATACTGTCCATGCACTCTGTAGCAATAACAATCTGGATCAGAGCAC ATGGTTATCTAATTTGGAGGCGACCAAATGGCTTCAGAATCTATCCATGCTCCTCAAGTCATCTATCAAGGTAGTGACTGCTATTGATCAGGATGCTAGACCAGTCATTGTACATTGTTCAGATGGTTGGGATAGAACTCCTCAGATTGTAGCATTGGCTGAGATCATGCTTGATCCTTTCTATAGGACTATGCAG GGTTTTCAAGTTCTTGTTGAGCGTGAGTGGCTTGACTTTGGTCATAAGTTTGCTGACCGTTGTGGTCATCGTCCTGGTCAAGATGATGGTAATGAGAGATGTCCAGTATTCCTTCAGTGGCTTGATTGCATCCATCAGCTTCTTAGGCAGTATCCTACAGCGTTTGAATTCAATGAAACATTCCTT GTGAAACTAGTACAACACACTTATTCTTGCCTGTTTGGGACATTCCTGTGTAACAGTCTGAAAGCTAGACTCAAGAACTCTGTCAAGGAGCGTACCTGTTCTGTCTGGTCTCTTCTTATCGTAGAGGGTAACAAGTACAAGAACTTCCTCTATGATTCAAAGATAGACAAG GTATTGTACCCAACATGTGACATCAGGGAACTTGACCTGTGGATTGCTGTATACCTATCAGAGACATCTCACAGTATCTGTGAGGATTCAGGTCCTCCAGTCCAACAAGCATCACAGTCAGGACTCAATCCTGCAGAAAGCCCAAAGCTCTCAAGAACTCGCTCCTTTGACAATATCCACAAGTCAGTGAGCGAAGATGAGCCTAGCCGAGGCAACATGGGAGGTGATACACAGGGATTGACCAGGACCTCCAGTGACCCCAATCTGAGTGACTTAAAGATAGAATCCACTCTTGGGACATCGCCAAAGAATCGCataatcccaccgctgccactaGAAAGGGAAGATGAGGAAGCCAAGGACACTCAAGATGAACCATTGACAAACGGACATACTCAAGAAGATGGAAGTGATAATGAAGAGGGAGAGCGAGGACTCACAAATGGCCATGGAGTAGAAGAGAATGGTGACTCGGCAGTGACCCTGACTAATGGTGTCATTGGTACTCCAGAAGACTGTGAACAGCAAGAGATTAATGGAAATGGCCATGATATCAGGTTGAGCAATGGCTTGACTAATGGTCATACTGAAGAGGATTTTGAAGGAGAAATTTCAGAAGGAAGTCCTTTGTCCTCAACTCCAAGAAAGACACCAAGAACGAAACATATTTTGGATGCCCATATGGAGAGTTCTACAGAAACTGTTACAGAAGACTCATCTCCAGAACACAAAAGAACTGATGATCCAAAGGTTCAGATGGGTCCGACTGATTGCAATGGATTTGACCATTCTCCTGTTGAATCAAATGGGGACATCACTCCTAATGGAGATATTTTGAATGGACATGCTGCCCTGATGAAAGGATTACTCTTTCAAAGCTCTAGCATCAGTACAAGCACTAGTGACATTAGTAATTCTCATGTTGGGTACCAGGTTAAACAGTCTGCAAGTGTACCCATCCAGACAGGACATCACATTCCACACTTGCCATTGTTAGATGATGGAGACATCACACCTCTAGCAAATCACCTTAGTAAACTATCTTCCCTAGGGGTTAGCCTTTCTAATGGACATAATAATCACATCTCACAGTCAGCTGTGGTAGGATCAGAACCATCTTTCTCTACATGTCTTAGCAGGACATCCAGCTGCAGCAATAGCAACGGTTTGGAGGCAATGGTTGGAGATGCCTTAGGGGATTCCCAGAGGCAGTTGAAGCTAGGTCGTCACCTGGATCTGGATGGACTGACATGTATCAAGGATCCTAGACAACGTAGAATGCTAGGGATCCTACAGGAGCAGCAACAGAAGATGGAGGTGATGAAACAGAGAGAGCAGATCTTACTCACCATCATTGAAAGGTTGCGGGTTGCTAATGAAGAATGCAGTCCTAATCTAGCCTGTGCATTAGATGAATTAGAG AACTGTAATCTGTTGAACCCTGAAGATGAAGAAAATCGATCCCATTCACGATGTAACTCAATTAGATCAGATGTATCTTGGGAACAGATAGATGAAGGAGATACTAGTCGAACACTCTGGATTCCAGACCATGCCGTTAGTCACTGCTCATTGTGCAATAGCAGATTCAATCTAGTCGTCAGGAAACACCACTGCCG GAATTGTGGTCAGATCTTCTGTGCATCCTGTAGTAACTTCTTCATAGCCATCCCTCGAGAGCAGCTCTACCAACCACAGAGGGTCTGCCAACCATGTCATCAACGCCTTGAGGTTGATGCCCTTCATAGACATGAACATGCACTGGAGGGCAGCAGACAGATGGGTACAGTCCGTGATGGTTGA
- the LOC129253695 gene encoding myotubularin-related protein 4-like isoform X1: protein MAEPLEELDSLVHVNPSEAFPKRPLHKDNPALECPFPELCGESIEFIGEASDGAVIVLSNYRLHICYAKSFVNVPVGLIENAECKDQECLVVTCKDGKLIRCQFDTSDQCQEWLYRVLKTLERPSKLDDIFAFSFHAWCFDHLHRESDGMEPGVCFLEGSSKVVHCKFRNEIDRQGFDLKRAWRIFDNSDFKYCTTYPTQHIVPKEIEDDTMKKSANFRTSKRFPSVVWRHKGNGAVIARCSQPAVGWFGWRSEEDEGIMSAILDACAMDDPKKNKKSCHSNGHVRSESKGIPNDQDDTRRGEYDRQSKTILIIDARSYAAAFANRAKGGGCEYPEYYTCCDIEFMGLANIHTIRKSFNTVHALCSNNNLDQSTWLSNLEATKWLQNLSMLLKSSIKVVTAIDQDARPVIVHCSDGWDRTPQIVALAEIMLDPFYRTMQGFQVLVEREWLDFGHKFADRCGHRPGQDDGNERCPVFLQWLDCIHQLLRQYPTAFEFNETFLVKLVQHTYSCLFGTFLCNSLKARLKNSVKERTCSVWSLLIVEGNKYKNFLYDSKIDKVLYPTCDIRELDLWIAVYLSETSHSICEDSGPPVQQASQSGLNPAESPKLSRTRSFDNIHKSVSEDEPSRGNMGGDTQGLTRTSSDPNLSDLKIESTLGTSPKNRIIPPLPLEREDEEAKDTQDEPLTNGHTQEDGSDNEEGERGLTNGHGVEENGDSAVTLTNGVIGTPEDCEQQEINGNGHDIRLSNGLTNGHTEEDFEGEISEGSPLSSTPRKTPRTKHILDAHMESSTETVTEDSSPEHKRTDDPKVQMGPTDCNGFDHSPVESNGDITPNGDILNGHAALMKGLLFQSSSISTSTSDISNSHVGYQVKQSASVPIQTGHHIPHLPLLDDGDITPLANHLSKLSSLGVSLSNGHNNHISQSAVVGSEPSFSTCLSRTSSCSNSNGLEAMVGDALGDSQRQLKLGRHLDLDGLTCIKDPRQRRMLGILQEQQQKMEVMKQREQILLTIIERLRVANEECSPNLACALDELENCNLLNPEDEENRSHSRCNSIRSDVSWEQIDEGDTSRTLWIPDHAVSHCSLCNSRFNLVVRKHHCRNCGQIFCASCSNFFIAIPREQLYQPQRVCQPCHQRLEVDALHRHEHALEGSRQMGTVRDG from the exons atGCCAGTTTGATACGAGTGATCAGTGTCAGGAATGGTTATATCGTGTCTTGAAGACGCTTGAAAGACCTTCAAAGCTTGATGATATCTTTGCATTTTCCTTTCATGCCTGGTGTTTTGATCATTTGCATCGAGAATCTGATGGCATGGAACCTGGCGTTTGTTTTCTTGAAGGATCTA GTAAAGTTGTACACTGCAAATTCAGAAACGAAATTGATCGTCAAGGATTTGATTTAAAGAGAGCATGGAGAATATTTGACAACTCAGATTTCAA gTACTGCACAACCTATCCTACTCAGCACATTGTACCAAAAGAAATTGAAGATGATACTATGAAGAAATCTGCTAACTTCAGGACATCAAAGAGGTTTCCATCAGTAGTTTGGAG ACACAAGGGCAATGGGGCAGTGATCGCTCGTTGCAGTCAGCCTGCTGTGGGATGGTTTGGATGGCGGAGTGAAGAAGATGAAGGAATCatgtcagccatcttggatGCATGTGCTATGGATGATccaaagaagaataagaagagtTGTCATAGCAATGGTCATGTTAGATCAGAATCAAAAGGGATTCCAAATGATCAAG ATGATACAAGGAGAGGAGAGTATGACCGTCAATCCAAGACGATTCTCATCATAGATGCTAGGTCCTATGCAGCAGCGTTTGCAAATAGAGCAAAGGGAGGTGGCTGTGAATATCCAG agTACTACACTTGTTGTGATATAGAGTTCATGGGTTTGGCCAACATACACACAATCAGAAAGAGTTTCAATACTGTCCATGCACTCTGTAGCAATAACAATCTGGATCAGAGCAC ATGGTTATCTAATTTGGAGGCGACCAAATGGCTTCAGAATCTATCCATGCTCCTCAAGTCATCTATCAAGGTAGTGACTGCTATTGATCAGGATGCTAGACCAGTCATTGTACATTGTTCAGATGGTTGGGATAGAACTCCTCAGATTGTAGCATTGGCTGAGATCATGCTTGATCCTTTCTATAGGACTATGCAG GGTTTTCAAGTTCTTGTTGAGCGTGAGTGGCTTGACTTTGGTCATAAGTTTGCTGACCGTTGTGGTCATCGTCCTGGTCAAGATGATGGTAATGAGAGATGTCCAGTATTCCTTCAGTGGCTTGATTGCATCCATCAGCTTCTTAGGCAGTATCCTACAGCGTTTGAATTCAATGAAACATTCCTT GTGAAACTAGTACAACACACTTATTCTTGCCTGTTTGGGACATTCCTGTGTAACAGTCTGAAAGCTAGACTCAAGAACTCTGTCAAGGAGCGTACCTGTTCTGTCTGGTCTCTTCTTATCGTAGAGGGTAACAAGTACAAGAACTTCCTCTATGATTCAAAGATAGACAAG GTATTGTACCCAACATGTGACATCAGGGAACTTGACCTGTGGATTGCTGTATACCTATCAGAGACATCTCACAGTATCTGTGAGGATTCAGGTCCTCCAGTCCAACAAGCATCACAGTCAGGACTCAATCCTGCAGAAAGCCCAAAGCTCTCAAGAACTCGCTCCTTTGACAATATCCACAAGTCAGTGAGCGAAGATGAGCCTAGCCGAGGCAACATGGGAGGTGATACACAGGGATTGACCAGGACCTCCAGTGACCCCAATCTGAGTGACTTAAAGATAGAATCCACTCTTGGGACATCGCCAAAGAATCGCataatcccaccgctgccactaGAAAGGGAAGATGAGGAAGCCAAGGACACTCAAGATGAACCATTGACAAACGGACATACTCAAGAAGATGGAAGTGATAATGAAGAGGGAGAGCGAGGACTCACAAATGGCCATGGAGTAGAAGAGAATGGTGACTCGGCAGTGACCCTGACTAATGGTGTCATTGGTACTCCAGAAGACTGTGAACAGCAAGAGATTAATGGAAATGGCCATGATATCAGGTTGAGCAATGGCTTGACTAATGGTCATACTGAAGAGGATTTTGAAGGAGAAATTTCAGAAGGAAGTCCTTTGTCCTCAACTCCAAGAAAGACACCAAGAACGAAACATATTTTGGATGCCCATATGGAGAGTTCTACAGAAACTGTTACAGAAGACTCATCTCCAGAACACAAAAGAACTGATGATCCAAAGGTTCAGATGGGTCCGACTGATTGCAATGGATTTGACCATTCTCCTGTTGAATCAAATGGGGACATCACTCCTAATGGAGATATTTTGAATGGACATGCTGCCCTGATGAAAGGATTACTCTTTCAAAGCTCTAGCATCAGTACAAGCACTAGTGACATTAGTAATTCTCATGTTGGGTACCAGGTTAAACAGTCTGCAAGTGTACCCATCCAGACAGGACATCACATTCCACACTTGCCATTGTTAGATGATGGAGACATCACACCTCTAGCAAATCACCTTAGTAAACTATCTTCCCTAGGGGTTAGCCTTTCTAATGGACATAATAATCACATCTCACAGTCAGCTGTGGTAGGATCAGAACCATCTTTCTCTACATGTCTTAGCAGGACATCCAGCTGCAGCAATAGCAACGGTTTGGAGGCAATGGTTGGAGATGCCTTAGGGGATTCCCAGAGGCAGTTGAAGCTAGGTCGTCACCTGGATCTGGATGGACTGACATGTATCAAGGATCCTAGACAACGTAGAATGCTAGGGATCCTACAGGAGCAGCAACAGAAGATGGAGGTGATGAAACAGAGAGAGCAGATCTTACTCACCATCATTGAAAGGTTGCGGGTTGCTAATGAAGAATGCAGTCCTAATCTAGCCTGTGCATTAGATGAATTAGAG AACTGTAATCTGTTGAACCCTGAAGATGAAGAAAATCGATCCCATTCACGATGTAACTCAATTAGATCAGATGTATCTTGGGAACAGATAGATGAAGGAGATACTAGTCGAACACTCTGGATTCCAGACCATGCCGTTAGTCACTGCTCATTGTGCAATAGCAGATTCAATCTAGTCGTCAGGAAACACCACTGCCG GAATTGTGGTCAGATCTTCTGTGCATCCTGTAGTAACTTCTTCATAGCCATCCCTCGAGAGCAGCTCTACCAACCACAGAGGGTCTGCCAACCATGTCATCAACGCCTTGAGGTTGATGCCCTTCATAGACATGAACATGCACTGGAGGGCAGCAGACAGATGGGTACAGTCCGTGATGGTTGA